From the genome of Fibrobacter sp. UWH6:
CTGGTTATGTGGGGGGCGTTTGCGGCTACTGCAGAAGTCCGTCTATGGATAGGGTTGCCGTTCATGGCGATATTGATGTACTTGGAAACGTTGATAATGTGGATGCCCTTTATGTGGGTGGTTTTTTGGCTTACATTTCTACTGGTGCTCCTGACCGTGATTTTTACATTACGAATTCCTATCTCAAGGGAACAATCCATGTGTCGACGCCTGCTACCACAGAACATCCGTTCTATGTTGGCTATATGGGCGGCATGCTGTCCTTGAATAATTCTACTGCAGCACATACTATCATGTCTAACTATCATTTGGGTAGTGATGCTTACGATGCCTTTGGATCTTTCGTTAGCGTCACTATGAAAAGTTGGCTCGCCTCTGTTAAGTCCTGCTCTGGTGTAGAAAAAGTTTTTTGCTGGGATATTCAGTATAACGTTCGCAATGGTTCTAACAACCTGGACGAAAACGAAAACGGAACTCTTGCCGCTAGTGACATGAAGTCTTCCTTGCTCACCACATTGAATATGCCTTACCGTTTAGGTAAAGTGGATGAAAAGATCTGGACTATTGATGAAACCGGTGTAACCAACGAAGGTTATCCCTATTGGATTGGTGAACCCGAAGGTGACGTTCCCGTTGTACTTGAACCGGGAAGTTCCAGTTCTAAGGATCTTGAAAGCTCCAGCTCCGAAGAAGTTGTTGAATCTTCCAGCAGCGCTGAACCCGAGTCTTCCAGCGAAGCCGAACCTGAATCTTCTAGCGAAGTTGAACAGTCTTCCTCTTCTGAAGAACCTGAAAGCTCCAGCTCTGTAGAAATCGTTGAATCTTCCAGCAGCGCTGAACCTGAGTCTTCCAGCGAAGCTGAACCTGAATCTTCTAGCGAAGTTGAACAGTCTTCCTCTTCTGAAGAACCTGAATCTTCTAGTTCCAAGGAACCGGAAAGTTCCAGCTCTGTAGAAATCGTTGAATCTTCTAGCAGTGTGGCCGAACCTGAGTCCTCTAGTGCAGTAGAACCCGAGTCTTCTAGTAGTGAAGTGGAAGAATCTTCTTCTTCTGTTATCGAGGTGGTTGAAGTGTCTTCTTCTAGCGAACCGCTGGTTTGGCGTGCTGGTGCCTGGAACATGGTTTCTCTGAAGGCTCTGAAGAAACATCAGATTATCCCCACGAAGGGCGATTACCTGTACTGGTGGGATGAAAGCGCTACCATTGGCGACTTCTGGCAATATCAGGCCTACGGATTCAAGGGTGATGAAAATGATGTTACCGGCTATTGGTATCAGAGCACCAAGGATATCGTAATCAATGGCAATGACCCGATTCCTGAAGGTGCAGAAATTGTTTGGGAAGTGGATAGCATCAATAGCGGTTGGAACATGGTTGCTAATCCCTATGGTCAGGCAATCGATCTTTCTTGCGATGAATTGAAGGATGTTGCTATCTGGCGTAGAAATGCTGAAGGCACAGACTATGATCCCGAGGTTAAGGTACTTGGCCCCTATGAAGGTGCTTGGATTAAGGTAAATTCTCCGAGAACGATTCGCTTTAGTGCAAAGCCGGTCGCTGCTAAAAAAGCACTGCAGAAGGCAAACTTTGCTGAAGCAGAAGGTTGGAGTCTGAAGGCAGTCCTGTCTGACGATTATGGTAGAGTTGATTCCTGGAATGTTATGGGTGTTGCCTCTCGTGAACAGAAGATGGAAGAACCTCCTGCCGGTATGGGTGGCTATGTTCGCCTGTCTATCGTTGAGGATAATGTCTTGCTGGCAAAGAGCCTCAAGTCTGAATCCGATGAAATGAGCTGGACTGTTCGACTGAGTGCATCCAATAACCATGAAGGAACTCTTCAGCTTGAAGGTGTCGAAAAGGTAAGAGCGCTGGGCAAGAAGGTCTTTGTATCTGTAGATGGTCGCACTACCGAAATGACGGAAGGTAAATCTATCAAGGTGGCTCTCAAGACCAGCTCCAAGACGGCTACGGTAACCGTAACTTCTGGCAATAAGCCTGTGGTTGCATCCAATGCCATTCGCAATATCCGCGGAATCCGTTCTGCTGAGGGTCTGAATGTGAACTTTGATGTGAACTCTGATCTGATGGGTCAGACGGCTCGAGTAGATGTGGTTAGCGTTTCTGGTAAGGTTGTGGCTACGGCTAAGTTTAACGCAAATGCCGGTGCCAACAGCGTAAACCTGAATGTCAAGGACCGTGGACTTTACATCGTCAGCGTCCGCGTGGGCAGCCAGAGTTCTGTGAAGAACATTGCCGTCAGGTAATTCAGTTTAATTAAAAATTAGACGTTATAAATCAGCGATTATACATCACTAGAATCGTCGGCGAACTTAGCAATTTGTTCGCCGATTTCGTCTGCAAGTCGGGGGTCTTCGTTATAGACAGCCACGATTTTTTTGCAACCCAATTCCAACAGTTTGCGGACCATGGCGTTGTCGCGCCTGGCTCGTAAATCGCGGATGGCCAGGTCTATCAGCTTGACGTCGGCCTGTACCGGGTAGCCCTTCATGAACTGGTAGAACTGCTTGATTTGCACTTCGTATTGTTCATCGGATTCCAGGGCTAGAAGGAACGGAATCACTCGGGTGTTTAGAAGTTTGCCCATGTCACCGACGAAGGTATTCAGGGTAACGCCCCTAGGGAACAGTTCCTCGGTGTCTTTCTGCAAATCGTCGGTATCCACAAATTCGCCAGTCTCGATCTGGGCCAGAGCTTCGTTCAGGAAATCCATTTCCTTGCGGCGGGCCTGTTCGCGGTAGACTGCCTGGTAATAGATGGGCAATGTGGTAAGGCAGTAATGAGCCTGACCTACTCCCATGAATTCGCCGATGTAGTAAATGTCGGCGTCCTCTTCCAGAATTTCGGATTCGCTAGTGAAATTTCCAATCCTTGCGGGAATGGGAATGACTTCCATGTTGGAAAGTTCGTGAAGGCGTTCGCGCATCTTATCTACGTCAACGTTTTCGGGAATCTCGATTCCTTCGGATTCCATACGTTCCAACATATTGTCAAACTTTTCGTCCATGGCATCGGACAGGGCGCGGCGCTGGCTCTTGGTGGGCAGAGACTGTCTAAAGTCTCCTTCCAGAGTCAGGATGCCGTTCTTGATCATGTCATCAAAAGGCGAACCGCTAGTCTCGTTGTCGGGATTGGGTAAAATGCGGGCGTATGCGATCATGCGACCGCACAAGTTCTCATCATTGCCTTTTTTCTGTTCGATACCTAACATACAAGGCAAATATACAAAATGTCTTGTCTTGTAATGTCTAGGATGCGTTTTGTCGCGTCATTCATAACTTGTTTTTCCAAGTCTTCCTGAACGTGTTCGCCATATCATCTTGAACGTACCCAACGTCATCCTGAACATGTTTCAGGATCTCACTGCACACGGATAACTTGCAGTTTCTTATAACCGGGCGCTACAATGCGTACCAGATAATTGCCAGCCGGCATACCAGACACGAATTTAGAAAGTTCATGAATGTCGGAAACGTTCATATTGCGAATAAACTTTCCTTGAATGTTGTACAGCTGGACGTTAAACGTTCCGTTAACCAGATTCATCTGGTGGTTTGCTATGCCGAGGGTTGTATCCGCAGGTGTTTCGCCGCCGTTAGGATCCTCTGGATCTTCTTCCGTGATGGTTTCTACCTTCAGAGGCGTCAGCACAATCTGATCCAGGTTCGGGCCGTCATTGTTTCCTACTACAGCAAACTGGATGTAGCTTGCTCCGCGGGGCAGTTCAATTTCGATTTCCTTGGACGGGTAGGTTTTCCAGTCTGCGGTCTTTTCGAAAGTGACCTGCTGGGCCTCGGCAGGATCTGCTGCCTTGATAATTAAATCACGGTCTGCGGAACTTCCGTTGGCGTAATACATCTCCATCTTGTAGGTTCCGGCAGCTTCCACATAAACAGGAACGTTCACGTAGGAATTGCCTGCGCCGAAGTTGACATAGCCTGTACCAGCAAAGCCTGCATTGGTGCTTTCGTTGACGCCATTTTCGATAACGCCACTTTCGGCCTGGAATGTGTCTACGCCCTTTGCTGCAAAAGTGGCGCCGAGTTCAATATCGCCGGTGGCGGTAATCTCGAGGGGGTTGCTGGCAGAAGTGGCGGAAGCTCCGGTCCAGCCTTCAAAAGTCCAACCTTCGATGGGCTTGGCGGTGAATGTTGCCTTTTTGCCTTCTGCAACCTTGTTACCGCTGAGGGAACTTTCGATGGTTCCACCGATGCTGTTATTCAGGGAGACCTTGTAGTAAGTGGCATTGCTTTCTACAACGGAAACTTCGTTGGAGGTGGCGCCGAGACCGCCCATGGAGTTGGCTGCACGAACGGTAACTTTTGATCCTACAGAAACTCCCTCAAGATCAAAACTGTTGGAGGCGACGCTAGTCTTGAATTGTCCGTTTACGAATATGGCCCAGCAGCGAGCGTTTTCGTTGTCGTCCCAGACAATTTCATTTCCTTCCTGGGAAATTTTTGGGGCAGCCATTTGAACGGTCAACTTGTTGGGTTCCCAATTATCGGAACCGCCCATGACGTTTTTCAAGGTGTAATTTGCGGCATCACTGGCAGACCAAACTGTTTTCAGGGACTTGGCAGAGGAGGCATCCTTGCCGCCGTTGAAGTAAGTCTTGCGGCGGCTCACGTCAATGGCTCCGCCGTTGCCGTTCTTGCTGTTGTATTCACCGAAAACGGTGGGGGCAGAATTCATGTCGGCACCCCAACCTTCTGCTGTAGGCTGGGCGTACATGGTGGTGTTCAGGAAGGCCACCTTGGCGTGGTTCCAGGAACGTCCCAGATAGAAGGTGCCGTTATAGCTGCCATTGGAAACGTTAATCTTTGCGTTGTTGAAAACGTAGCCCCATTCGGTAGAGGTCTGTGCGGCTGTAATGTACCCGCCATTGCGAGTCATTACAAGATTCGTTCCTTCGAAAAAGACGTCTCCATTACCGCAAATGAAGTCTACGGTACCCTGGATTTCACCATCTTCCCAGTAGGTTCGGCCCTTGTTGGTATAATAGGTGTCCTGCCCACTGACCAGCTTGACGTTCTTGAAAATATTCTTGTCGCCGGAATTCTGCTGGATAGTCACCTGGCGGCATGCAGAGGATCCGCAATAGGTGCTCTTGTTCTGGATGGTCAGATCCTGCAGGTACATGCCCTTGTTTCCGGAGAGGTACAAGGTGGCTGTGTGGCCGATGCTTTCGGTATCGGTCTTGTTGGCAATAATTGCCTTGTCGCGGGTCTGGCCAATCAGCGAAACGAATGAGGTGGAGAATGTGGTTTTTCCGTGACGGTCTGCCGTCACTTTTGTCAAGTCGTATTCACCATCAGGGAAGAATATGACAAAGCGTTTTGATTCGCTGGGGGAGGCGGCGCTGGCTGCGGCCATGGCGGCCTTGAAGTCTCCATCAACGCCCACAACGAAATCAAACTTTCTTTTTTCCACTGCCATGGCTGTAGAGGCAAGCCCCAGACACAACGGCGCGATAATAAAGGTGAAATTTCTTTTCATCTTTTATCCCTGTGTGAACTTGCAACTTTACTTGTTTACTCGTACCATGGAGTTCATCAGGACCTTTCCCTTTTGGGAAACTTTTACCAGGTAGGCTCCAGCCTTCATTCCCTGCATGTTCAGGTCGCGAGTTTCGCTAGTGTAGTTCTTGATAAGGTTGCCCTTAACATCGAGAATCTGGATGTTGTAAGAAGCAGATTTAACGTTCAGCAATAATGTGTTATTGATGGCCATTTCTTCCTCCTCATCGCTATCGTCATCTTCGTCAGGTTCTTCTTCAGAAATTTGTACCATGCCGGGCTTTAGATCGTCGCTCATCCAGCCGATCACATCGATATTGGCCATGCCATCCTTGCCAAGGCTGGTGAACTTGATTTCACTGTAGCCCACGGGCAATTCCACTTCGATAGGAATGGTCTTGTAGGTGGTCCATGCGCTGGTACTTTCCATGGATCCGCTTTCTACCAGAATATTGTCGCCGATGGAAAGTTGGTAGTCTCTTGCTGCGGAGCCGCCGTTGGCGTAGCGGATGTATAGGGTGTATGTGCCTGCCTTGGTGGCGGTAACGCCGTAGGTCACGTAGCTTCCGATGGCGTTTGTAACGTTGGCGTATCCTTCTCCTACGAAACCTGCATTGGTTGTTTCCTTAACGCCATCGATGTCGATGAAGTTAACACCGTCAACAACAGTCTTGCAGGAATCGTCACCGCACATGGCTACGGGAGGGGGAGGCGGAACATAGGTGCCGTTCATCTTTTCGATGGCTTCCAGGTATGCCTTCTCGGTGCTGATTAATGCGGTGCCGTATTCGCCGGCCCATTGGTAACCCTTGCGGCGTTCTTCGCTAATTGCCATAAAGTTCTGGGTCTTGGTGCTGGCACCACCGCGGTCGCAGAAGAAGTAGTTGTCATTATTCACTTCGTAGAAACGATACCAAAGGACGTTGCCGGCTCGTTCTTCAAAAACGCCCTGCTTCTTGTTGAAGTAAAGTCCTGTGACCTTGGTTTTCTTGTACCAGTTAATGGCGCTGGTAATAGACTTCTGGATGGCTTCTGTCTGGTCGGGCCAGTTCATCAGGAACCATACAACGCCTGCAGATTCGCTGCCGGACTTGCTTTCCAGTTCGTAAGCGCGGGCGGGGCGAGGGGCGTAATTGGCGGTGTCATGCTGGGCGCACCAGACGGTGGGCGTGCCATTATTTATGATCTGGGCTTTCAGCAAGTAGTCGATGGCTTTTTCCAGAGCGCCTTGCATCTTGCTGCGGGTGGCGTCATCGATAATATCGGAATCGAAAGGAGCAACGCCGTTGGCGATGTCCATCATGGTCACCATGGCGCGAATCATGGCGTTGTCATTCAGGGTAATATGGTCGCTATAGTCGTTGCGCTTGGGCCAAACCTGAGGCAGACCACCGCTCTTGCGCTGCATAGTCAGCAGGAAGTTGACGGCTTTGTTAAAGCTGGACTTGAATGTGTTCTTGTAATTGCTGTTGGTGGTTTCCTTGTAACGTACAGCCAACAAGCGCATTTCCTGGACTGTAGCGTCGTTATCGATGGTGCCCACGTCGCCGCCGGTTGCAGAACGCCAACCGGATTTTTCACCGCCGGTGTAGGCACTCTTGTACTTGTCGGCCATAGCTTTGTAGAAACCGCCGTTGTCGATTTGCCAGGTGGTCATGTTATAGGCGTACTGGTCAATATCCATGCCCTTGGCGGCGGTGGTCAATTCAGAATAGCCACGGTAGCTATTCATCTTGCTCACGGCAGTTGACGGCGGCTCGTACGTGGCGCCAAATGCGCTGGTAACGCCTGCTGCAATGCCTGCAAATCCGATAAACTTCAAAACCCAATTCTTCATGCACACATCCTTTTTCTTTGTGGCAGCACCATCCTGCCGTCATGCTTAACCATTCCGCGTGGGCTGTATAACCCCAACCTACAATCTATACGTTTTTTGTAATGGTTAGCTTTTACACTCCGCGAAACCATTGTCTACAGACTACACTTCCAGGAAAATAAAACTATACCGATTTTTCGGCTTTTTTCATTGAAAAAACAGATTTCTCTTGTCAATTTATCAATGGAACGTGCTAACTGTTTTTGGTTCATTTTTGGCATGAAATTTGCGTTATCAAATATGATTCTTCAGACTTTATAAAGAACCTTAAATTTTCTAGATTTTTCGTCGAAAAATTTAACGAGGGAAACCATGAATCCTAAGATCTATTACACCATTACCGACGAGTCTCCGTTTTTGGCAACTCAGTCCCTCCTGCCCATCGTAAGCGCTTTCGCAAAGACTGCCAATATCGATGTGGAAACCAAGAATATTTCTCTGGCTGGCCGTATTTTGGCAGCTTTCGGCAAGGCCGAAGACGACCTGGCTTTCCTGGGTAAGCTCTCCCTGGATGCAAGCGCCAATATCATCAAGCTCCCCAACATTTCCGCTTCCGTTCCTCAGTTGAAGGCCGCTATCGCCGAACTGAAGGCTAACGGCTACGACCTGCCGGATTATCCGGATGCTCCTGCTACCGAAGAAGAAAAGGAAATCCGCGCCAAGTACGACAAGGTGAAGGGCTCCGCAGTGAACCCGGTGCTCCGTCAGGGTAACTCTGACCGTCGCGCTCCCAAGGCTGTTAAGAACTACGCCAAGAAGAACCCCCACAAGATGGGTGCCTGGACTGCCGACAGCAAGACTCATGTTTCTTACATGACCGCTGACGATTTCTACGGTAACGAAAAGTCTGTCACCATCGCTGACGCCGATACCTTCAAGATTGAATTTGTGGCTGCTGATGGTTCCGTTACTGAACTCCGCGCTGCAAAGCCCACTCTGGCTGGCGAAATCCTGGATGCTACCGTGCTCCGCATGGCTGCTCTCGAAAAGTTCGTTGCCGACCAGATGGCTGATGCCAAGGCAAAGGGTGTGCTCTTTTCCGTGCATCTGAAGGCTACCATGATGAAGGTTTCCGACCCCGTCATGTTTGGCGCTTTCGTTCGCGTGTTCTTCAAGGACGTTTTCACCAAGTATGCCGACCTGTTCAAGGAACTGGGCATCGACGCCAACAACGGTCTGGGCGACCTCTACAAGCGTCTGGAAGGCAATGCCAAGGAAGCTGAAGTCAAGGCTGCAATCGATGCTGCTCTGGCCAACGGCCCGGCTCTCGCCATGGTGGATTCCGACAAGGGTATTACCAACCTCCACGTTCCCAGCGACGTGATTATCGACGCCTCCATGCCGGCCATGATCCGTAACTCCGGTATGATGTGGAACAAGGAAGGCAAGCTCCAGGAAGTGAAGGCTTGCATTCCGGACCGCTGCTATGCAGGTATCTACGAAGCTACCGTTGATTTCCACAAGAAGAACGGCGCATTCGATCCCACTACTATGGGCTCCACCTCCAACGTGGGCCTCATGGCTCAGGGTGCCGAAGAATACGGCTCTCACGATAAGACCTTCATTGCCAAGGGCAAGGGCGTTATCCGTGCTGTGAACAGCAAGGGTGAAGTTCTCCTTTCTCAGGACGTTGAAGCCGGCGACATCTTCCGTATGTGCCAGGCCAAGGACGCTCCCATCAAGGACTGGGTCAAGCTGGCTGTGAACCGCGCCCGCGTTTCCAACACTCCCGCTATTTTCTGGCTGGACCCCCAGCGTGCCCACGACCGCGAAATCCAGAAGAAGGTGGAAGTCTACCTGAAGGATTACGACCTCTCCGGTCTCGACATCAAGATTATGGACCCCAAGTCCGCAGTTACCGAATCCCTGACCCGCGCCAAGGCCGGTCTCGATACCATCAGCGTTACCGGTAACGTCATGCGAGACTACCTCACTGACCTGTTCCCGATTTTGGAACTTGGCACTTCCGCCAAGATGTACTCCATCGTGCCGCTCATGGCTGGTGGTGGCCTCTTCGAAACTGGTGCAGGTGGCTCCGCTCCTAAGCAGGTCCAGCAGTTCCTTGCTGAAAACTACCTGCGTTGGGACTCCCTGGGTGAATACTTCGCCCTGGTTCCTTCCTTCGAACAGATTGCCTCTACTACCGGCAACAAGAAGGCTAAGGTCCTGGCTGACACTCTGGACGAAGCTAACGGTCGCATTCTTGAAAACAACCGCACTCCGGCCCGTAAGCTGGGCGACCTGGATAACCGCGGTTCCCACTTCTACCTGGCTATGTACTGGGCCGAAGCCCTTGCCGCACAGACTGCCGATGCAGAACTGGCTGCAAAGTTCGCTCCCGTAGCCGCAGCCCTTACCGCTGGCGAAAAGGACATCGTTGCCGCTTACGCTGCAGAACAAGGTAAGCCCGCTGACATCGGCGGTTACTACCTGCCCAAGGCTGAACTCCTCAAGAAGTGGATGCGCCCTGTGGAACAGTTCAACAAGGTCATCGACGCTATCTAATTAGCGGACGGCGCGGCGAATCTAGCGGACGGCGCGGCGAATCATTTCGCCGTCATCCTGAGAGGCGAAGCCGCGAAGGATCCAATGACGAAAAAAGAACCGGAATAGAATTCCGGTTCTTTTTTTACAAGGAGAGAGAGAATCTGCGTTTAAGTCCAACTTGAGCAATAGCCTTTGCCTTTCCAACTGTTATTACCGCATTCGCTGGCTCGACGCCATTGACTGCAACCGGCCTTGCCGGTGTTTTGACCGGCACAAAGGACATCCACGTATCCGAAGTATGCCTTGGCTTCTGCTTCAGAATTGGTATAGCAGATTTCCTTGGCAGCCGGTTCTTCAGAACTGTTGTAGGCCTCGGTGCTGATTTCTTCGCTGCTCTGGCTGATTACGTTTCCGTTGATGGTGACGTTCGTGCCGGACTTATTGACCTTGCAGTTGTTCTTGTTCTTGCAAGTCAGCAGTCCCTGGTCTGTGGCTTCCTGGATAAGGTCCTGTCTGGCGTTGTAGCATTCGTTCCACTTGTGGCCGGCTTTACTCCAGCCGCCATGGTTTGAACTGACGTTGCCGTTCAGCTTGCACCAGCTCGGCGGACACTTGTTTCCTCCGGTGGTATACATTACACCGCAAGAACCGTCATCTTCTTCAGTCCAGTTTTCATCGGCATCGTAGAAGGTATTGGCTGTCTGAGTGTTAGACGAACTTGACGGAGTATTCTCATTTCCGTTATTTCCACTATTGCCGTTGTTTCCGGTGTTTGTGGAGCTAGAGGAATTGCTGCCGGTATTGTTTGCCGGTGAGGACGGATTCGAGGAGGCGTCTGCTACGACCATATCGCTGGGCGGAGTGTCCATAGAAATGGTGCTCTGGAAAAAGGCCCAGTCGCCCGAAAGGGGGGCGCATTCGGCTGAAGTCTCCTTTGATTCGATATACGGCTTGAATTCAATTTCAGTGTCGCTGATTGCAATAGCCTTCAGTTTCCACTGGTTGCCTGCCTTGCATCCGCTCAGGCTTACAAAGTTTTCGGCCTGCCAGCTTACCTTGCCTGCACTCAGATC
Proteins encoded in this window:
- a CDS encoding T9SS type A sorting domain-containing protein, with amino-acid sequence MRKLNFTWIAVLVATVMAAAQDAGLYLNFSDDGAGNGVVSQSVEMCDLCTTSRQITNGSVSHELNDILSTLWSGKTAGSGTLTFKSDIDFQEIGENGECVTQHEPIKIRNKVSIEGNGYTFKNVCYKKTIDYTDRTTLMSGHVGVFDTLFNATVSNIRIENVDIEISANDTDDIPSDALKYYYGVGALVGHVDSSDISGITLKNVRVSSLVVGGVAGIAQRVNFDGITSEDMLDISNTILMERNTGAVKGTNRSGRYYACVGGLVGYGLNLSAKDVDISAELNSSKGAFVAMGGLVGQMFMDSRRSNKVLNFHNVNVGAGSSIKGGAAMGGLFGGFFPSETSYGLESSFDKVSFDGSISNSSAISDSVYIGGLIARSYQIIRPLKISESFVKLSVDDTRSSKAIYYNAGGLVGGMGGNEKAVDTTGYLSIYNTKVDGKIKVVDKNANSSSNKGYVAMGGVAGVGYLAATEKAFANNTVRVSMDAALNLSEADSLDMGGFFGYVGMRDESNAGLRLKSSAYYGFIKVTGVNNGNYVGGAVGEFRKGESGNHIVFDRIKLSAENATSLISINADDDASMKRTGYVGGVCGYCRSPSMDRVAVHGDIDVLGNVDNVDALYVGGFLAYISTGAPDRDFYITNSYLKGTIHVSTPATTEHPFYVGYMGGMLSLNNSTAAHTIMSNYHLGSDAYDAFGSFVSVTMKSWLASVKSCSGVEKVFCWDIQYNVRNGSNNLDENENGTLAASDMKSSLLTTLNMPYRLGKVDEKIWTIDETGVTNEGYPYWIGEPEGDVPVVLEPGSSSSKDLESSSSEEVVESSSSAEPESSSEAEPESSSEVEQSSSSEEPESSSSVEIVESSSSAEPESSSEAEPESSSEVEQSSSSEEPESSSSKEPESSSSVEIVESSSSVAEPESSSAVEPESSSSEVEESSSSVIEVVEVSSSSEPLVWRAGAWNMVSLKALKKHQIIPTKGDYLYWWDESATIGDFWQYQAYGFKGDENDVTGYWYQSTKDIVINGNDPIPEGAEIVWEVDSINSGWNMVANPYGQAIDLSCDELKDVAIWRRNAEGTDYDPEVKVLGPYEGAWIKVNSPRTIRFSAKPVAAKKALQKANFAEAEGWSLKAVLSDDYGRVDSWNVMGVASREQKMEEPPAGMGGYVRLSIVEDNVLLAKSLKSESDEMSWTVRLSASNNHEGTLQLEGVEKVRALGKKVFVSVDGRTTEMTEGKSIKVALKTSSKTATVTVTSGNKPVVASNAIRNIRGIRSAEGLNVNFDVNSDLMGQTARVDVVSVSGKVVATAKFNANAGANSVNLNVKDRGLYIVSVRVGSQSSVKNIAVR
- a CDS encoding pectinesterase family protein, yielding MKRNFTFIIAPLCLGLASTAMAVEKRKFDFVVGVDGDFKAAMAAASAASPSESKRFVIFFPDGEYDLTKVTADRHGKTTFSTSFVSLIGQTRDKAIIANKTDTESIGHTATLYLSGNKGMYLQDLTIQNKSTYCGSSACRQVTIQQNSGDKNIFKNVKLVSGQDTYYTNKGRTYWEDGEIQGTVDFICGNGDVFFEGTNLVMTRNGGYITAAQTSTEWGYVFNNAKINVSNGSYNGTFYLGRSWNHAKVAFLNTTMYAQPTAEGWGADMNSAPTVFGEYNSKNGNGGAIDVSRRKTYFNGGKDASSAKSLKTVWSASDAANYTLKNVMGGSDNWEPNKLTVQMAAPKISQEGNEIVWDDNENARCWAIFVNGQFKTSVASNSFDLEGVSVGSKVTVRAANSMGGLGATSNEVSVVESNATYYKVSLNNSIGGTIESSLSGNKVAEGKKATFTAKPIEGWTFEGWTGASATSASNPLEITATGDIELGATFAAKGVDTFQAESGVIENGVNESTNAGFAGTGYVNFGAGNSYVNVPVYVEAAGTYKMEMYYANGSSADRDLIIKAADPAEAQQVTFEKTADWKTYPSKEIEIELPRGASYIQFAVVGNNDGPNLDQIVLTPLKVETITEEDPEDPNGGETPADTTLGIANHQMNLVNGTFNVQLYNIQGKFIRNMNVSDIHELSKFVSGMPAGNYLVRIVAPGYKKLQVIRVQ
- a CDS encoding type II secretion system protein, which gives rise to MRKHGFTLAELMVAISISGLLTAVAVPKLSSSISKSKATELTPAAATYTKLQAAYLYEHKSFGTWKKIGYEAPGKRGKTDTFVYTRGEVISSIKTDNISKDLSAGKVSWQAENFVSLSGCKAGNQWKLKAIAISDTEIEFKPYIESKETSAECAPLSGDWAFFQSTISMDTPPSDMVVADASSNPSSPANNTGSNSSSSTNTGNNGNSGNNGNENTPSSSSNTQTANTFYDADENWTEEDDGSCGVMYTTGGNKCPPSWCKLNGNVSSNHGGWSKAGHKWNECYNARQDLIQEATDQGLLTCKNKNNCKVNKSGTNVTINGNVISQSSEEISTEAYNSSEEPAAKEICYTNSEAEAKAYFGYVDVLCAGQNTGKAGCSQWRRASECGNNSWKGKGYCSSWT
- the pelA gene encoding pectate lyase encodes the protein MKNWVLKFIGFAGIAAGVTSAFGATYEPPSTAVSKMNSYRGYSELTTAAKGMDIDQYAYNMTTWQIDNGGFYKAMADKYKSAYTGGEKSGWRSATGGDVGTIDNDATVQEMRLLAVRYKETTNSNYKNTFKSSFNKAVNFLLTMQRKSGGLPQVWPKRNDYSDHITLNDNAMIRAMVTMMDIANGVAPFDSDIIDDATRSKMQGALEKAIDYLLKAQIINNGTPTVWCAQHDTANYAPRPARAYELESKSGSESAGVVWFLMNWPDQTEAIQKSITSAINWYKKTKVTGLYFNKKQGVFEERAGNVLWYRFYEVNNDNYFFCDRGGASTKTQNFMAISEERRKGYQWAGEYGTALISTEKAYLEAIEKMNGTYVPPPPPVAMCGDDSCKTVVDGVNFIDIDGVKETTNAGFVGEGYANVTNAIGSYVTYGVTATKAGTYTLYIRYANGGSAARDYQLSIGDNILVESGSMESTSAWTTYKTIPIEVELPVGYSEIKFTSLGKDGMANIDVIGWMSDDLKPGMVQISEEEPDEDDDSDEEEEMAINNTLLLNVKSASYNIQILDVKGNLIKNYTSETRDLNMQGMKAGAYLVKVSQKGKVLMNSMVRVNK
- a CDS encoding NADP-dependent isocitrate dehydrogenase; this translates as MNPKIYYTITDESPFLATQSLLPIVSAFAKTANIDVETKNISLAGRILAAFGKAEDDLAFLGKLSLDASANIIKLPNISASVPQLKAAIAELKANGYDLPDYPDAPATEEEKEIRAKYDKVKGSAVNPVLRQGNSDRRAPKAVKNYAKKNPHKMGAWTADSKTHVSYMTADDFYGNEKSVTIADADTFKIEFVAADGSVTELRAAKPTLAGEILDATVLRMAALEKFVADQMADAKAKGVLFSVHLKATMMKVSDPVMFGAFVRVFFKDVFTKYADLFKELGIDANNGLGDLYKRLEGNAKEAEVKAAIDAALANGPALAMVDSDKGITNLHVPSDVIIDASMPAMIRNSGMMWNKEGKLQEVKACIPDRCYAGIYEATVDFHKKNGAFDPTTMGSTSNVGLMAQGAEEYGSHDKTFIAKGKGVIRAVNSKGEVLLSQDVEAGDIFRMCQAKDAPIKDWVKLAVNRARVSNTPAIFWLDPQRAHDREIQKKVEVYLKDYDLSGLDIKIMDPKSAVTESLTRAKAGLDTISVTGNVMRDYLTDLFPILELGTSAKMYSIVPLMAGGGLFETGAGGSAPKQVQQFLAENYLRWDSLGEYFALVPSFEQIASTTGNKKAKVLADTLDEANGRILENNRTPARKLGDLDNRGSHFYLAMYWAEALAAQTADAELAAKFAPVAAALTAGEKDIVAAYAAEQGKPADIGGYYLPKAELLKKWMRPVEQFNKVIDAI